Part of the Vallitalea okinawensis genome, GCAAAACTAGTACAAACAACATTATAGTTATAGTCTAACATCATTGATACCCAAACGTCTTCTTTCTGTATGATATCAAAAATGTTCCATACAATCTCACCAACGTAATTCAAACAAAATATATTATTTACTTTCTGGTCTGCCATGTTTACTCCACTACAAGTCCTGTTAAAAAGATGTACAATAATAAATTCATTAGTTACCTCTAGTGAGTCTATCGTATCCTTAAAGCTGATTACTCTATCTCCTATTATAAGTTGATTATCTTTTTCTACCCAATTAATCATCTTATCCATCTCCTTGATATCATGCCGCAATCCTCTAACTTTAAGCCAATTTATTAGTTCTCTCTGAATTTGAAGTCTTTCTCTAAAACTATGATAAAAATATTGATTTTGCACTACATCATAACTTTTATTCAAATATTGAATTTCACCCCAAACGAGAACATCAAAATTTTCACTTCCTGACATCTCAGCTAGAATGGGGAGTACTGCATTATTTTTTACATAATATATAGTAGCGACTCTACCTTTGGGTCTCCACTGAAAACCTTCTTGAGTCATATTAATATTATCTTTAATGATTTGCTGTGTTATACTACTCATCATTCTTCTCCCTATATATTTGACATATAGACGGTCCTAGACAATACCCTAAACTCATTTATGGAATAGTGTTATATAACGTACCTTGTTTCCGACGTTTCTGAAACAGACCTCAGATCTCTTCTTCTAAGCGGTGCTTGCACCCGGTGAAGGAATGTGCGTTAGCGAATGGAATCATTTTGTTATTAGACGTTACCTCAATCAGGCTCAAAGCCCATCAAGTGATTTTAGTCATGCTTATTCACTTCAATTCACACAAATAATTACTACTAAAGTATATTTATCTCATTATATATAATATAAATATTAACCTTTCGTCTACTTCCAAACTGTGTACGCTTAAATTCTAATTTATTACTTATTTCCTGGTATATATAATCTTTTGAATTCAACACCAGGAATGAATCCAAGCTCATAATATACTGATTCTGCAACATTACCTATTGTTACAAATAATCGTAAAACAGGGTATTGATTCTTTAATACAGTTAGTGCCTTCTTTATCATTGTAGTTGCAAGACGTTTCCCTCTGTATTCAGGGTTAACTCCAATAGTATGAATTAAAGGCCACTCTTCAAGAGATGATATAAGACAAGCACCAATCAGCTTATTGTGTGTTTTATCATATATAAGGGTAGATGCTTCAATCAATATGTCTTCTTTACACTCATAAAAATACTCATTTACTTCATCTAAATAATCTTTATAGCTAAGTACCTGTCCATCATGTTTAGTTGCATGATGATAATCAATATTATTATTAAAGCATTCAAAAAAAAGTTCAGCAATTTCTTTATTATTACTATAATTAGGAGTTTTTTCAATTATGCTACTATCCCATCTAAAATCATAAATTTCAGTAGGTCTCATCATCCATCTTCTATTTTTATCTGACCAAAACCCAAGCATTTCAAAATACTTAGATTGTTCAATGGGAATTTGGTAAGCATATATGTGCTTATTACAATCTGACCATTTAAGTAATAATTTCTTCAAGTATTTAATAATCTCATATGTATTTGTAAACGGTGGAATA contains:
- a CDS encoding GNAT family N-acetyltransferase; translated protein: MEKWSRDINCYELSNKYSIVKANPKEFAIYESIYGDIISNRFAVKHWDLRVAISLDNPFSKNASYYWIKDDKRNIGGVLIEPNVLSRLFFIPPFTNTYEIIKYLKKLLLKWSDCNKHIYAYQIPIEQSKYFEMLGFWSDKNRRWMMRPTEIYDFRWDSSIIEKTPNYSNNKEIAELFFECFNNNIDYHHATKHDGQVLSYKDYLDEVNEYFYECKEDILIEASTLIYDKTHNKLIGACLISSLEEWPLIHTIGVNPEYRGKRLATTMIKKALTVLKNQYPVLRLFVTIGNVAESVYYELGFIPGVEFKRLYIPGNK